Proteins found in one Plasmodium malariae genome assembly, chromosome: 13 genomic segment:
- the PmUG01_13029900 gene encoding aspartyl protease, putative has product MFFLVFKKIKKKKKKISLFLSQYTIIVLFVIQIFYLNLINCLHLNNDSSFSNKIETFGEGTTNYNIPTCNLCTNCSVCIHENGASENIIPMVAVPSKRKYFYDMENKAGDETVDYLEKDINKYNDDPVDKYSERNNLNKKKKKSYNFLENDDTSLDMLGNYQIMKIVRKKNVHEDNYKYNRDVKENYEENYDKNYDKNYDKDYDKDYAKNYDKDYAEDYTVNNDETPGSDALNDEYFEDYIYGKREGAEKGDSTIKKKEVSLNDQVTLPLKQLQDSQYVGIIKIGTPPQTIRPIFDTGSTNIWIVSTKCKDDTCLKVNRYNYKQSKSFRYFTPHTNLDIMFGTGIIQGVIGVETFQIGPFKVENQPFGLVKREKGNEKKSNVFERINFEGIVGLAFPAMLSTGKNPIYENLMSTYKFKHNEFSIYIGRDNKYSALIFGGVEKRFFEGDIYMFPVVREYYWEIQFDGLYIDHQKFCCGSNSIVYDLKKKEKNKREKKKSYMRKYLKKKYDLKSMKLWYPDDQNWEHDKSWKQDNNAEHDRHNEYNNKHEENGKKLKKDKNYLIFDSGTSFNSVPRAEIKYFFKMVPPKKCDDNNIDDIIASYPNLTYIINKMPFTLTPSQYLVRKFNTCKPAFMEIEVSPEYGHAYILGNATFMRYYYTVYRRGSENKNSYVGIAKAVHAEDNEAYLSSLHKKMNGL; this is encoded by the exons atgttctttttagtttttaaaaaaataaaaaaaaaaaaaaaaaaaatttcattatttttatcgcAATATACGATAATagttttatttgtaattcaaatattttatttaaatttaatcaactgtttacatttaaataacGATTCAAGTTTTTCAAATAAGATAGAAACGTTCGGAGAGGGAACCACGAATTATAACATACCAACGTGTAATTTGTGCACTAATTGTTCTGTGTGCATACATGAGAATGGCGCGTCAGAG AACATAATACCCATGGTGGCCGTGCCAAGCAAgaggaaatatttttatgatatgGAAAATAAAGCAGGAGATGAAACTGTGgattatttagaaaaagatataaataaatataatgatgaTCCTGTTGACAAGTACTCGGAGAGAAATAacttaaacaaaaaaaaaaaaaaatcttataattttcttgaaAATGATGACACATCGTTAGATATGTTGGGTAACTAccaaattatgaaaatagtcaggaaaaaaaatgttcacgAGGATAATTACAAATACAATAGAGAcgtaaaagaaaattatgaggaaaattatgataaaaattatgataaaaattatgataaagaTTATGATAAAGATTATgctaaaaattatgataaagaTTATGCGGAAGATTATACAGTCAATAATGATGAGACGCCCGGTAGTGATGCCTTGAATGATGAATATTTTGAAGACTACATATATGGCAAAAGAGAAGGTGCAGAAAAAGGGGATagtacaattaaaaaaaaggaggttTCATTAAATGACCAAGTAACTTTACCCCTGAAGCAACTACAGGAC aGTCAATATGTTGGAATTATCAAAATAGGAACTCCTCCTCAAACTATAAGACCTATTTTCGACACTGGAAGCAC GAACATATGGATAGTCAGCACAAAATGCAAAGATGACACCTGTTTGAAAGTGAACAGATACAACTACAAACAGTCCAAGAGTTTTAGGTACTTCACACCCCATACAAATTTAGATATTATG tTTGGCACAGGCATAATTCAGGGGGTAATAGGTGTGGAAACCTTTCAAATAGGCCCCTTTAAAGTAGAAAACCAGCCATTTGGTCTtgtaaaaagagaaaaaggaaatgaaaaaaaatcgaATGTTTTtgaaagaataaattttGAAGGAATTGTAGGTTTAGCATTTCCTGCAATGTTATCCACTGGAAAAAACcctatttatgaaaatttaatgtCTACATATAAGTTTAAACATAATGAATTTTCCATATACATAGGTCGTGATAATAAATACTCGGCCTTAATATTTGGAGGAGTggaaaaaagattttttgaaggagatatatatatgtttccaGTCGTCAGAGAATATTACTGGGAAATACAATTTGATGGCTTATATATTGACCATCAAAAATTTTGTTGTGGCTCTAATTCAATTGTGTACGACTTAaagaagaaggaaaaaaataaaagggaaaaaaaaaaatcctatatgagaaaatatttaaaaaaaaaatatgacttAAAAAGTATGAAATTGTGGTATCCGGATGATCAAAATTGGGAACATGATAAAAGTTGGAAACAGGACAATAATGCAGAACATGATCGacataatgaatataataacaagCACGAagaaaatggtaaaaaattaaagaaagataaaaattatttaatatttgatTCAGGAACTTCCTTTAATAGTGTGCCTAGGGcggaaataaaatatttctttaaaatggTTCCCCCAaag AAATGTGATGACAACAACATTGACGACATAATAGCAAGCTACCCCAATTTGACCTACATCATC AATAAAATGCCTTTCACATTAACACCATCACAGTATTTAGTTCGAAAATTCAATACATGTAAGCCGGCATTTATGGAAATAGAAGTTTCGCCTGAATATGGACATGCGTATATTTTGGGGAATGCAACGTTTATGAGATACTACTATACTGTTTATAGAAGGGGAAGCGAAAATAAAAACTCATAT GTTGGAATAGCCAAGGCTGTTCATGCAGAAGATAATGAAGCATATTTAAGCTCTCTGCACAAAAAGATGAACGGATTGTAA
- the PTPA gene encoding serine/threonine protein phosphatase 2A activator, putative, producing MLDDNNSGLSFKIVNDESVIKFTKSSIYNDIIEFISNLNKSVIAVEMKPLEKFQLASEYNNKGNENFLLLSKNVYNIFQLVKNMNKCIDSCPPIKQPFRFGNKGFQKFCEEYYKEIDEHLPQILNDSGIDNISEHTFQLAYYLKNSIGNKNRIDYGTGHELNFLLFLFCLNKLHFFTSSDYKHLVLVLYRQYLEGVRRIQIIYTVEPAGSRGAWGLDDFQFLVFLFGAAQLSYNRNIKTDDIEKKELVELWAPKYLYFDALKYISMLKHAPFHESSQMLYDISGVETWEKICSGLLKMYQAEIIQKRQILQHILFGKLIDF from the exons atgctcgATGATAATAATAGCGGGTTAAGCTTTAAAATAGTTAATGACGAAAGTGTAATAAAGTTTACGAAAAgttctatatataatgacATAATTGAATTTATTTCTAACCTGAACAAGTCAGTTATAGCAGTTGAAATGAAACCTCTCGAGAAGTTTCAGTTAGCTagtgaatataataataaagggAATGAGaactttttattactatcaaaaaatgtatataacatttttcaacttgttaaaaatatgaataaatgtaTCGACTCTTGTCCTCCTATAAAACAACCATTTCGTTTTGGAAATAAGGGGTTTCAAAAATTCTGTgaagaatattataaagaaattGATGAGCATTTACCGCAAATTTTAAATGACTCAGGGATAGATAATATTTCGGAGCATACCTTTCAGTTagcatattatttaaaaaattcgaTAGGAAATAAAAACAGAATTGATTATGGAACGGGTCATGAGttaaactttttattatttctattttgtttaaataagCTGCACTTTTTTACTTCCTCTGATTATAAGCACCTCGTTCTTGTTTTGTACAGGCA GTATTTAGAAGGAGTCAGGAGAATTCAGATAATATACACGGTGGAACCAGCAGGCAGTAGGGGAGCATGGGGTTTAGACGATTTTCAGTTTCtcgtttttttatttggcGCAGCTCAACTTTCCTATAACAGGAATATAAAAACGGATGAC ATTGAGAAAAAAGAGCTAGTAGAATTGTGGGCTCcgaaatatttgtattttgaCGCTTTGAAATACATATCAATG CTGAAGCACGCTCCATTTCACGAGTCTTCTCAAATGCTATATGACATTTCTGGTGTCGAAACATG ggaaaaaatatgCTCAGGTTTACTGAAAATGTATCAGGCAGAAATTATTCAGAAGCGCCAGATATTGcagcatattttatttggGAAATTAATTGACTTTTGA
- the PmUG01_13030100 gene encoding conserved Plasmodium protein, unknown function codes for MDSFIDDEINNSASENEPVLLNIDDLLHLKKSKKKSKNNRYTNYQYGSHTFRKIEEQDMNDNAHEFLLHKEENFKIPNKENTSKGSSKWYVYYISVCSKMKNFFEKLINKLKNIFINKKREENFFYYSSNVSSDFLNILANRLYYSRVTAYLYFIVILLNVFILIYTIFTKILSKVIVASEMFVILMSFLEISLRLTTQGSNYFYHFDGLFDVTVTTMCLLLLVSSGDIKVFYENDIVKTANNEMEEIVSQTLTMLRFSFQLFRTVTFFMHYRRTKAPTDNIDFSLLNLSAEDP; via the exons ATGGATAGTTTCATAGACGacgaaataaataattccgCTAGTGAAAACGAACctgttttattaaatatagacGATTTACTACATTTGAAAAAgtcgaaaaaaaagagtaaaaataatCGATATACTAATTATCAATATGGTAGTCATACATTTCGAAAAATAGAGGAGCAAGATATGAACGATAATGCTcatgaatttttattacataaagaagaaaattttaaaattccaaataaggaaaatacaAGTAAGGGTTCGTCAAAATggtatgtttattatataagtgTTTGCTCTAAAATGaagaatttttttgaaaaactaataaataaattaaaaaatattttcatcaataaaaaaagggaagaaaattttttttattattccagTAATGTGTCAAGTGACTTTCTGAATATTTTAGCTAACCGCTTATACTACTCCAGAGTTACagcatatttgtattttatagtTATCCTATTAAATGTgtttattttgatatatacaatatttacCAAGATACTTAGTAAAGTCATTGTCGCTTCTGAAATGTTTGTTATACTCATGTCGTTTTTGGAGATCAGCTTACGATTGACGACACAG ggtagcaattatttttaccaCTTTGATGGACTGTTCGACGTAACAGTAACAACAATGtgcttattattattagtaagTAGCGGGGATATAAAAGTGTTTTATGAAAATGACATTGTTAAAACGGCAAACAACGAAATGGAAGAAATCGTATCTCAAACTTTGACAATGCTGAGATTTTCGTTTCAGCTTTTTCGAACAGTTACCTTTTTTATGCACTACAGAAGGACAAAG GCACCAACAGACAATATAGATTTCTCTCTACTAAATCTATCGGCTGAAGACCCTTGA
- the PmUG01_13030200 gene encoding ADP-dependent DNA helicase RecQ, putative, whose product MLKYVEVKKSASSMEAEQSEEDSCLNFSLNEMREKMEKTQKKHFGYKNLKDFQVEAVHAIFHKKDSFIVMATGMGKSLCYQIPSLMSECKNKFTVVISPLISLMKDQVDNLNRKKISSIFLGSGQKMSNEKILCEIKHGVYKIVYCSPEHALNNKNLFLSLRKRILLIAIDEVHCMSEWGHDFRPSYRKLNELRTILKEIPIMCLTATCTKEVQTDILKNLNFNLSNCLIKRSSVNKKNLFYSVKEKTNLYEDLKDILDIPLKKCLDRTKRFIDNSKICPYNSTLIYVNSKKECESIHDFLKDKGLLVKMYHGDLSNEQKKDAHEKFLKDEIQIIVATVAFGMGIDKPDIRRIIHYGFSRSLEAYVQQVGRAGRDNSNAEALLFFHINDESKTKNLILRENTANNLIETNFQRVEHIISMFTEASDYAYSTACRRRKIYEYFDEKPLETFDIQIFDSEENEGVCYYIKKYDIYLCAKCDNCIYYLKNIRQKEEKKKKKKLNYIDELHSDNLSVTLSSAPNNSHENSVMIRKNNQRDTLHEVSSSTNMKGNKKEGCPSPQTASNILEDVVDLTKELKVLLNCISSLRGKTGISTICKILVKSKESSIIKKNYHNIKEYGEGAHKSTTWWSSFMKVARNDKYIKETLNYGKDMSYLSIGLTNKGERFMKNEDKYFINLPFFLADSYKNVNKKNDINNKNPKGRKGKRRGKFNYIHNEESDTTFRRNDFVGIHDFARDDLTSKFEGFLWRDDKQNDSRGGERVESQHDERSNSRHDGDYICGHVRGDDRVNEKTKERFVVQANLVVPKHEMAENKYDYFNADKSTFHKENYEYKEKKLTNENINESIMKILLRTRMLEARKQNIPPFQLMSDQPLKDICNKRLTAVHLIRKHIDNVSPICPNSFLEKVASGIRGFCLLHDLETNININEDINENINEDINEDISVNINGNKIMNTASQNITSTSFEKQSNIKKFSNLISSFHYDNNANIISGKVSNTHRDSRDRRDERNEKSLHSLTQQQENNSTFYNNMNTWSGCHEKEGSNVIYYNSRKETNDSTKSNYFLDKSRVNQTIIQHPTTSTNIYSVQGYVRYKKDEEENVERNVDRQENFSHRNNQSSSSTILDKYNNQDHSNNMTPCYSYNSREVHQMHREFNKTTSNSDINKKNENEIITVLNKFSLKRDVDSGYNQFNEGVRNNLIAFFDDDFKFINEVEALGLNRKSAQYAVDAGGSTTGVVAAGVVDVVGAKTQAPQRSVAFAQEGPIDLSAFIYQEETGEANNPRPKQDINKNKSISSPQYGNTTHLKTSSGFPFTTSTTAATASTAATASTAATAATAATAATAATAVTAVTAVTADTHTTTMMRHKNNFNMNLNSRDDNFTNSFRTNRIMEEKSIDIINEKKKKFDLIDSFTYDYKKNYEPNRHVHSTNVENASSFRDLKKRKF is encoded by the coding sequence ATGCTTAAGTACGTGGAGGTAAAAAAGAGTGCGAGCAGCATGGAAGCAGAGCAGTCGGAAGAAGATTCATGCTTGAACTTCTCGCTAAACGAAATGAGAGAAAAAATGGAGAAAACACAGAAAAAACATTTCGGGTATAAGAACTTAAAAGACTTTCAAGTAGAAGCTGTGCATGcaatatttcataaaaaagataGTTTTATAGTAATGGCAACAGGTATGGGTAAGTCCCTGTGCTATCAAATACCATCTCTTATGAGTGaatgcaaaaataaatttacagTCGTTATATCTCCACTAATATCTTTAATGAAAGATCAAGTAGACAAtttaaataggaaaaaaatatcatcCATATTTTTAGGAAGTGGTCAAAAAATgagtaatgaaaaaattttatgtgaAATAAAACATggtgtatataaaatagtatattGTAGTCCAGAGCatgcattaaataataaaaatttatttctatCGTTAAGGAAAAGAATTTTACTAATAGCAATTGACGAAGTTCATTGTATGTCTGAGTGGGGTCATGATTTTAGACCATCTTATCGAAAATTAAATGAGTTAAGaactattttaaaagaaataccAATAATGTGTCTAACTGCTACATGTACAAAAGAAGTACAAacagatatattaaaaaatttaaattttaatttatcgaattgtttaataaaaagaagtagtgtgaataagaaaaatttattctacTCTGTTAAGGAGAAAACAAACTTATATGAAGACTTGAAAGACATTTTAGATATACCATTAAAAAAGTGTTTAGATAGAACTAAAAGATTTATAGACAATTCAAAAATATGTCCATATAATTctacattaatatatgtaaactcAAAGAAAGAATGTGAAAGTATTCATGATTTCTTAAAAGATAAAGGATTATTAGTCAAAATGTACCATGGAGATTTGAGCAATGAACAAAAGAAAGATGCAcatgaaaaatttttgaagGACGAAATTCAAATTATTGTAGCTACTGTAGCTTTTGGAATGGGTATCGATAAACCAGATATACGAAGAATTATACATTATGGTTTTTCTAGGTCGTTAGAAGCATATGTTCAACAAGTAGGTAGAGCTGGTAGAGATAACAGTAATGCAGAAgctcttctcttttttcatattaatgatgaatcaaaaacaaaaaatctTATCTTGAGAGAAAATACAGCCaataatttaattgaaaCAAATTTTCAAAGAGTAGAACATATCATTAGTATGTTTACTGAAGCTTCTGACTATGCTTATTCCACTGCATGTaggagaagaaaaatatatgaatacttTGATGAAAAACCTTTAGAAACATTcgatatacaaatatttgaCAGTGAAGAAAATGAAGGAGTTTgctattatataaagaaatatgatATCTATCTTTGTGCAAAATGTGATAACTGTATTTactatttgaaaaatattaggcaaaaagaggaaaaaaaaaaaaaaaaaaaattaaattatattgacGAATTACATTCTGATAACTTGAGTGTAACCCTTTCCAGTGCCCCTAACAACTCACATGAAAACTCAGTGAtgataagaaaaaacaatCAAAGGGATACACTTCATGAGGTTAGTAGCAGTACTAACATGAAGGGGAACAAAAAAGAGGGATGTCCTTCCCCACAAACCGCTTCTAACATATTAGAGGACGTAGTCGATTTAACAAAGGAGTTAAAAGTTTTACTAAACTGTATTTCTTCCTTAAGAGGAAAGACAGGAATATCGACTATATGCAAAATATTAGTGAAGAGTAAAGAGTcaagtataattaaaaaaaactatcataatataaaagaatatggAGAGGGTGCACATAAATCCACTACATGGTGGTCTTCATTTATGAAAGTAGCTAGAAAtgataaatacataaaagaaaCATTAAATTATGGAAAAGACATGAGTTATCTAAGTATCGGATTAACAAACAAAGGAGAAAGGTTTATGAAAAACGAGGATAAGTATTTCATCAATTTGCCCTTCTTCTTAGCagattcatataaaaatgtaaataaaaaaaatgatataaataataagaatcCAAAGGGTCGTAAGGGAAAAAGGAGGGGAAAATTTAACTACATTCATAATGAGGAGAGCGATACCACCTTTAGAAGAAATGACTTTGTTGGAATTCATGATTTTGCGCGTGATGACCTTACATCCAAGTTTGAGGGATTCCTTTGGAGAGATGATAAGCAAAATGATAGTCGAGGTGGTGAACGAGTTGAAAGTCAACATGACGAACGAAGTAACAGTCGGCATGACGGAGATTATATCTGCGGCCATGTGCGTGGTGACGATCGCGTGAATGAGAAAACTAAGGAGCGCTTTGTTGTACAGGCAAACTTAGTGGTACCTAAGCACGAAATGGCAGAAAATAAGTACGACTACTTCAATGCAGATAAGAGTACTTTCCATAAAGAGAATTATGAgtataaagagaaaaaactgacaaatgaaaatattaacgaatcaattatgaaaattttgttgAGAACAAGAATGTTAGAAGCAAGAAAACAAAACATCCCTCCTTTTCAACTAATGTCTGATCAGCcattaaaagatatatgtaataaaagaTTAACAGCAGTTCATTTGATAAGGAAACATATTGATAACGTTTCCCCTATTTGTCCAAATAGCTTCTTAGAAAAAGTAGCATCTGGAATTAGGGGGTTTTGTCTCCTGCATGATTTGGAAaccaatataaatataaatgaagatataaatgaaaatataaatgaagatataaatgaagatataagtgtaaatataaatggaaacaaaattatgaacacaGCTAGCCAAAATATTACTTCAACTTCTTTCGAAAAACAGtcaaacattaaaaaattttccaaTTTAATTTCGTCCTTTCATTATGATAACAATGCAAATATTATATCTGGCAAGGTGAGTAACACGCATAGAGATAGCAGAGATAGAAGAGATGAAAGAAATGAGAAAAGTTTGCACAGTTTAACACAACAACAGGAAAATAACTCAActttttacaataatatgaACACATGGAGTGGTTGTCACGAAAAAGAAGGAAGCAATGTAATCTATTATAACAGCAGGAAAGAAACGAATGATAGTACCAAGagcaattattttttggatAAGAGTAGAGTTAACCAAACAATCATTCAGCACCCTACAACTAGTACTAATATTTACAGTGTGCAGGGTTATGTTAGGTACAAAAAAGATGAAGAGGAAAATGTAGAACGAAATGTGGATCGACAAGAAAATTTTTCCCATCGAAACAACCAAAGTAGTAGCAGTACCATTTTGGACAAGTACAACAATCAGGATCATAGTAACAACATGACACCATGTTATTCATATAACAGCAGGGAAGTACATCAAATGCACAGAGAGTTTAATAAAACAACATCCAACAGtgatataaacaaaaaaaatgaaaatgaaataattacaGTACTGAATAAATTTTCCCTTAAAAGGGATGTAGATAGTGGGTATAACCAATTTAATGAAGGCGTTAGAAATAATTTGATTGCTTTTTTCGATGATGACttcaaatttattaatgaagTTGAAGCATTGGGCTTGAATAGAAAAAGTGCGCAATATGCAGTAGATGCAGGAGGGTCAACAACAGGAGTAGTAGCAGCAGGGGTGGTTGATGTAGTAGGCGCTAAAACACAAGCACCACAGAGATCAGTCGCATTTGCACAAGAAGGTCCAATAGACCTTTCAGCTTTCATCTACCAGGAGGAAACGGGAGAGGCCAACAACCCACGACCAAAGCAggacataaataaaaacaaatctATAAGCTCGCCTCAGTATGGTAATACAACACATTTAAAAACGAGTAGTGGTTTTCCCTTCACCACTAGTACTACTGCTGCTACTGCTTCTACTGCTGCTACTGCTTCTACTGCTGCTACTGCTGCTACTGCTGCTACTGCTGCTACTGCTGCTACTGCTGTTACTGCTGTTACTGCTGTTACTGCTGATACTCATACTACAACTATGATGcgtcataaaaataattttaatatgaatttaAATTCGAGGGATGACAATTTTACAAATTCGTTTAGAACAAATAGAATCATGGAGGAAAAGAGTATTGACATTATAaacgagaaaaaaaaaaaatttgatctAATTGATTCTTTTACTTAcgactataaaaaaaattatgaaccgAACAGGCATGTCCATTCGACAAATGTAGAGAATGCATCATCATTTAGggacttaaaaaaaagaaagttttAA